The Syngnathoides biaculeatus isolate LvHL_M chromosome 1, ASM1980259v1, whole genome shotgun sequence region aatatctgtctcgtccgtTGTACCAACCAAcggcacaacaagtctcggctATTGTAAATATCCTCCGCCGGTTCAACGTCCCCCAATATGTCGAGCGGCTCTGTTCGACCGGCAACATGGCGGCGCGAAAACGGCGACGTCACGTGCGCCAGCTCTCGAGTGAGTGATTTAAGCGACCACTCACTTGCGAGCACAGTGAGAGAATGACGGCGATGCTCTTTTCCATGACCATGTCCATGACCTCCGGGGGCAGGCGTCCATCTTTGGAGCAGGACTGCGggcagaggtgggtagagtGGCTCAAAACTTTGGAACAATATGAGTGCAAAACACGCATCCGAACAAGAATAGGAAAGcgccaaatgaaaagaaaatactcAAGTCAAGAATATTTTTCTGGGTTACTTAAATGATTGGTGACTTTTTCACATAAAtgctcaattaaaaataaaaagtactcgcGCGTTACGGCACACCTGCGGCTGCATGCGCCGGCACACGTTCTCGACGGCGCGGCGGTAGCACTCGGTGTTGTATCTGCTTTCGGGCACCACGTAGGAGCCGGTCCGCAGCAGGATCTCCTTGGTGACGCGGAACTGCTGCTCGTGGCGGATCAGCACCCACGTTGCCACGCGGCACTCCCACTCCGCCAGCAGGTCGTCTTTTTGTCGTAATGCGGGAgtgggagggggaggaggaatgGGGGCCGGCTGCGACAGAACAAAAACAGTCGGGAATCGTCGTGACGTTTGCACACACGGTACCAgaattaaggaaaaaaagaaaaaaaaaagagtaatagatggagaaagagagaaaggcTGCTCACCTCTTTATGCGTTGGCGGTCTTGGGGTCACAAACTTGACGGTCATAGCGGCGGGGGAGGACAGGTCACAGGGGGAGGGGAGAACTTTGACTGACAGGTGGTTGGGGGTCCGGGGAGGCGCAACCAGGCGGATGGGGACGAACGCTCCTCCTTCGACGGCCGATGACGTCGTCTCGCGGGGACGGGCGGGGGAACCAAAGGTCTTGTCGGAAGGGCTGGGGGACAAGGCCCAAAAATCAGACTTGAAGCTTTTGAACCGGGGAACTTCGATGcgagtaaatatgtgccaccaacacccggccaatccagttacgctttcttagtcatgtgacgtcgGGCACtcgggttcccccccccccacaccccaaaacatgcattcactggaTACTCTATAtcgccctgaggtgtgattataagtgcaaatggttgatTGTTTCCGGGCGTaagctccccgcgaccctcgtgaggatcagcggcaaaagaaaatggatgcatggaaagTCTGTTGGTCAATGAAAATTGCTAGTGATTGTAAAAGTTGCAAAATTCGGAGCACAACCAGCACTTTTGTAACTAAACGCCACGTTGTTCATTGTAAGCGGTGCATGTCAGGTTGCTAGGAAacggtaaaaataaataatataaaaactcaAAGTGAATCAATAAAATTGACGAATCTCCCAGCACTATACGCTAACCACGTGTGATAATGATTATAGATGGGAAGTGACATTGTGAGGGCGCAGGAGGATGTACCTGATCGAGTTGCACGTCGGTTCCGTGTCGCTTGAACGGGTCTCAGCGGGATCTGCAACGTCACAAAAACTCGTCAATGACGCGTCACGAGCGTCACGTGACGTacactaaaaatgtttttaggcCTTTCAAATAGGTCTTTGATGTCATTTTAtaacaaaattggacaactcaaaggaagggaaaaaaaagtgaaatccaAGCTTTGCACAAAATTATAAATGCACGTGGATATGGTATTAAGTATTATCCTAAACATTAATAGCAGGCGCGGGTACTAGAAAAACTGTCGTGAAAAAAACTAAACCTTACTTGAATTAACTTTCATTTTAATCACACGttataaaacaaattttattagttttttttttttttttttaaacactctcTTTTATGAGCCACTAGTATTTCTATTTTATAGTGCTAGCAAGTACAACATGAAATATTATTACCAGACGTGATGCACATGTGTCCCCGTTGCTCAGCCATGTGAGTGGCCATATTGTCTCCTACGTCGGTGGAATATGAACATGAAGCGCAGCTCAGCTTCTCCGGCAGCCTGACGCAAACGCACacgcacaaatacatttttttgtaaaatggacggatagatgGTGAAATGTGCAAGTAATGAGATGCGACTGCCTACCGCGTTTGGAACTGGAACATGCTGGGGTAGTCAAACGTCTTGTCGATGAGCGTGTGCTCTCTGCGGGGGACACGAGAATCAGACCAGAGTGAGTCCAAAGCAAGCGCACTCGTGCGCCGTGCgaaattgtgcattttcacTTGGTCGACTTCGCTGACTTGATCATGTGATTGGCGTAGGCGACGGAGCAGCACGTGGCGAACGGGCAGAGCGAGCAGCGCACCCGGGACGGGAAGTGAGCGCTCAACTTCGGGATCGCCTTCAGGCACTCCACGCAGCGATGCGAAGGACGGGACGCGTTTTCGTCTTCCTCTTCTCCGCTGAGAAATGCGTGCGAGTGGAAAAATTAGTCACAACATGAATCGCGTTAAGTGGAGTGTGTGCGTCCGTTTGTGCGTGTACCTGCTGAGGTTGGACACCAGGTGAGCTAAACTCTCCATCGGTTTCATCCTGGGAACTATCGGCGGGGACGGTGCCTCTTCAACGTCGACCACCTGGAGCACagacgaacccccccccccaaaaaaaaaaaaaattttgtcctACTTGTTCACACggtgagtaccgtaatttccgtctgACAAACcccatttttcacacgctttcaaccctgcggtttatgcggtgatgcagctaatgtgtgcatttttttctaacggttgcaagggggcacccgagcagaaaaggtaagtgtgacgccggtggaatatatgtgcacgggaagtgacttttaccggtatgtttttttttttttttgccggccctgttagcgctccgctagcgtgagccctgtgctagcgtgtttctgctgtgtttactgccgtgtcttagtaatttttaccggtatgtttttttttttaaactgtccctgttagcgccatggttgcgttagcgccgcgctaggtGTTgcggctgtgttactgccgtgtctcagtgatttaggtacgttttctttcattttaaccggcccagttagtgctgtgctaccgtgatgctactgtgtagctgacagctatttttttattattattttttttaaccggtatgtttttttttttaactagccctgttTGTACTATCGTGTTGCCAATCAAGTAACTGTTCCTGGCTGCaatgaaaaatgctttgctctgcctgcaatgaagaatgctttgctctgctctagataacgtggtagcaaacgtaggataaacaggggggaataATTGTGagtataattatcatacatcggCTTCCAATAACGAAattctttgctctgctctagataacgtggcagccgcctagcaggagatagcacaagaacaaaaacatctaatttcaatgtgggtttcaatgtggtaacttgcagcttttattcaggtgcggcttatgcatgtacgggtgaggcttattatctggtgcgctctggaggccggaaattacgatagtATATGATGACTATCCTCACACTGACCTTACACGTAACCGCTGGTTGATATGGAACATCCTCACGCTTGGCTCCTGCAACGGATGAGTACGTCCTGACAGACACCTACAAACAAAAGAAGGCGTGTgtgtaaaattaataaataaaattaataaaattcaTCATATGACAACATCTTGGGTGGGGGCACAAGGAGGAGCCCAAGTACCCTGGTGCCCGGCTTGAGTCCAGTGACATTCTGGGGCATGATGTGGGTTCCGTGGTGCAGCTTGCAGTGTTGCTGGCGCTCTTTGACGCACAGGAAGTGAAGGCGACATTTCTTGCAGCtaaacacagattttctctgGAAACGTGCACACAAAATTGGAGAACACCGTTCACGACGTTGCCTTGCGAGAGGATTACGACGACCGTGCGCGTCTTTGCGTCCGCGCGGGTCACCTGATGCTTGGCGAAGTGCTGCATGAAGCAGGAGCCGCTGCGCAGGACCTTCAGGCAGTACGGACACAACAGGTTCTTGGTGTTGCCGTGAGACTCCTCGAAGTGACTCCACACGTCGCGGTAGAACGACGACCTGAAGTTGCACACCTGCAACACGCACACAATGTGTGAcgacattttccaaaaatggaGACGTATACATTGGCGCCGGTGTCAAAATGCGGAGTCTGTTTGGAATGACGCTTTAACCGAGACTAGACGCCGTGAATTTTgacaattggggaaaaaaaatattaagtcTCTGCAATTTAAGCTTAAAAAGTAAAGAGCACAATGAAGAAGTCTTGCTACATTTTcagtcttttgttttatgatttttatttttcgtccTCAGGCTTTTGGGTTCTGACTGGCTGGTGGTAAAGTTGCTGACAACCGCTCAAGTAGAACATTTATGACAGTCCCCAATCGTGCTGCGTCTTGGGCGACATTTTGGTaccattttataaaataaaaatgaaagtccGTGATATCTATGTTGCATGTAGGCACATGAAAAGTTAAATTATTGTTGTGACTTTTGGTTTGTCCCatcaggggttgccacagtgaggcattatttttttttaattaaatttacaTGTCTAAAACATCTGGGAGGGGTCTAGctataaatgcatttttataagCTCTCTATATCAATTTTATACTTAGTACAGGCGGGTCTGGAACGTACCCCTGCGATAAACGGGGGTTCGGTGTAACGTATTCTGTGTGTGTCCAGAACACAAAAACCAacaactaaaatgaaaatggtgacacCCACAGAACTTTTACGGAGTGTAAATACCATCTTCTCGAGATGCTTGCCGTCACTGCGCATTTGCATCCCACCTGGCATACGTAGGGCATCTCTCCTGCTCTGTGCAAGAACTTCATGTGCTGCAGAAAGACCGGCTCCGTGCCAAAATCCAGCTCACAGATCTTGCACTTGGCTGCGAGGGAACATATTTCTGCGTTTGTTACACGGCGaccttgtgtttgtgtgcctggACGGTACCGACATGTGGACTCGGGCAGCGCGTGCATGGCCTCCGCGTGGAACTGAAGTCTGTCGAGAGAGCCGAAGTGGCGGAAGCAGTGAGGACAAGGGAACACGGCGTGCATGCGGTGGTCCCCTTCGGCCATCTTGGCGGCGTGTGTCTTCATGTGAGACATCAGCCTGGGGGGGAGATGGGACGTCGGgatagggagggggggggggggggcatgaaaaGCCTGACCTTCATTTTGCCACGCGCAAATGTTCCGTGAATCAATTTTCACTCAACCCAAAAGATCATCAGTCTGCTTTCACTGAGGACCACGGAAACAATAATTCTTATTATCGCGAGGCTGCAATTCAATTTtaagttaccgtaattcccggcctagagagcgcacctggttacaagcctcactgagtacatttgtaaaggaaataccatttggtagatacaGTAAGTACGCTGCAGATGTGAATAAAcaaatacagaaagagtttaacgctagtgctaaagctagcgctgcgctaaagctagcgctaacactaacaggaccggttaaaatataacttaccggtaaatagcACTGAGACcaaccagtaacacagcagcaacacgctagcacagcggaAGCGCAGTAAGAATAGGCccggtaaaggtcacttcctcggcacatacattccaccggtctcagtaTTACCTTTtgtgctcgagtgcccccttgcggccgttagaaaaaaaaatgcacaaattagccgcatcgctgcataaaccgcagggttgagagCGTGTGAAAAGAGTTGCGCCTTGTAGGCCGGAATTACGATAACTGATTAATTGTTGCAACTCTGCAAAATGCTATACAGTagatttaaatgcaaaaaatacctttttatCCGATTATTTGATTGATCAGTGGTGTAATTGACACACTAATTGGTTCTAAAATTATTCAGCCGGAGTTTGGGGATCTTACGCGATGTTATTGATCAAGGTCTCCGGACAGTGTACGCAGTGGTAGGCTCCGGTGCTTCCCTGGTTGTTCTTGACGTGGCCGGTTACGCCGGCGCCTCCGGGGTCGCACCCGTAGTAGAAATCGTCCACCATGATGACCATCTTGCCGTGATCGGGCTGGATGAGCTGGGGGGAGGTCGGGGACCGCGCGGGCCCCGTCGCGCGCTCGGAAATGGAGGCGGCGTCGGCGGCGCCCGGCCGCACGGAGGATTTGGCTTCGGGCTGAGGataagggagggaaaaaaaaagacgtggtCTCGTGCGGTCCTGCGCGGATTTAACGGACCGAATGCTGGCGCTTGACACTCACAGTGGACGCGCTGGTCGCGGACTCTTTGGAGGCTTTCTTGACTTTGTTCTTCAGGCGCTTCCTGacgtttttcttcttccttatTAGCTTGAGCTTATTAACGCTCTCGATGACAACGGGAGAGCACAGCTGGTCAGGAAAAAGTGATGTCAGTCACGTGTTTTACGTTCATTTTAGCTGCGCTGGGAAGCATTACTCATTTTGTGATATTTATACAATTGACATGGATAGTTGCGCCcgacaaaaaaacaatatctaGTGATAAACTAcaccaccggtgtcaaactcaagggccaaatccggcctgccgcatgattttacgtggcccgcaaaggcaaatcatgtatgtcaacttccgtgattcttgttcaaatctgtaccaaaatcatAATGATTCGGTATTGCAAGTGCCTTTATGTTACCAAACagcaacaatagttgaaaaacttattacccttgatttctgactccaaaagtaagtcataaatttcacgtgttaATATGACGACGCaataaacgatttttatggtttcacagtcataacggcccaaACCGAAACTACAATGTGccccgcgacaaaaattagtttgacacccctgctttacgcTATACGTATCTGCGAGAAATGACACTCACTACACATTCCGACAGCGCTAGAATATATTGTGGATAGCGCGTGATtcccaacacttttttttcatcgcACTGCTCTCGACTTCAACTTACACAAGCGAACGCTCGCAGCTCCGAGATCAACTTGTACGGAGATGAGCACACCGTGCACTTGAATGGACGAGGGGGacctgcacacacaaacacaccatcgggatgaaacaaaaaacagaggTCACCCCATGAACTCTCAATTTTTTCCGCACAACTGTCACACTGGCGTAGTGGCGCGCGCACGCCTGCCttcggtgcgggcagcgtgggatcgattcccgctcagtgacggtgtcgatatatgccctccgactgactggcgaccacttcagggtgtagcacgcctttcgcccgaagctagctgggataggctcaggctttcccgcaacccttgtgattataagcggcttggataatgacatgactatGACACTTTCTACAACCTACACATATACTGCTCATACCAGCCATGTACCGTAAATTCCGGCCtaaaagccgcaacttttttcacacgctttcaaccctgccgtttatgcggcgatccggctaatttgtgcattttttttctcacagtcgtgagggggcactcgagcggaaaaggtaagagtgagaccggtggactatatgtgccgaggaagtgacttttaccggccatgttaatGCTGCGCTAGGGTTaacactgtgctagcgtgttgttgtcgtgttcctgccgtgtctcagtgatttttaccggtaatttttttttttaagtgaacctgtcagcgctgcgctagcgatAGCTCCgggctagtgccgcgctagcactaaactctttctgtgtaccgtctttctttggaaatatctcgtctttcaatgtgggtttcaacgaGGGGACTTGCgatttttacacagctgtggcgtatgtacgtaccaaatagtatttcctttacagatgtactcGGTGGGACTTACAAACCAGGTGCGCTGTAGGCCTGGAATTATTCTATTCATAACTTGTTGGACTTCTAATCTCCCCCAAAATCAACGATTCGCCtcctaatctttatcttctcgTCAAAAACTGTTCTGATTTCAATGCGGTGCAACGCCACCATCTACAGGGATCGTTTAGTCATTGGAGTGGTTTCCAAATCCTGAATTTCACAGAGAAACTGGGTGAGACCCTTTACCGTGACAGTGAAAGCATTaacatagtttaaaaaaaaaaaaaaacaaagtgccaTTTCAAAGCCACCCCCAAACTTTTGAACCGCAGCGTATATTAATTATTATGTACACGCCACAGTCGTGTGAAATGAACGGAGATCGGCTGCTGTGCTCGTTTTCATGCGCTGGATTTAGTTCTtgttagaattggagttatggTGTTATTAATGATCGAAGCAAACCTTTGGGGATGTATTTTTTAGTTGCGACTGGGGGTCTGCAGGGGCTCACGGGCGTCGAGGAATGAAGCAGGGGGTTCTGGGTATCGGCTTTCATCTGGTGCTCATTTAACACTTTCTGAGCGGCTTGGCCGGAGACCACATCTGCACACAGGTTTCGTACAAATACTTTGCATAAAGGTTGAATATTGTCTCTGATGTGACGCCAGAGATAAACGTGACATACCCGTGATGATGGGGCTGGGGTCGGATGAGCACGGCGACGGAGACGGCACCGTGGCCCTGCAGACCGTCACCGTGACGAAGCCGCTGGAAGTGCCCCCGGGCTTGAATTGAAGCTTCAGCTCTGTACTGCCCCCTGCGGGATGTTACATTGCACAGGACGTCGTATCAAA contains the following coding sequences:
- the pogza gene encoding pogo transposable element with ZNF domain isoform X3, with protein sequence MATCSDVTMESEEEEEESSYYEDDDEDDDPLPGNFTHVPAQLIRNCSPHAHNTRLESSGARLSFFVNGRYVPQLPEGGSTELKLQFKPGGTSSGFVTVTVCRATVPSPSPCSSDPSPIITDVVSGQAAQKVLNEHQMKADTQNPLLHSSTPVSPCRPPVATKKYIPKGPPRPFKCTVCSSPYKLISELRAFACLCSPVVIESVNKLKLIRKKKNVRKRLKNKVKKASKESATSASTPEAKSSVRPGAADAASISERATGPARSPTSPQLIQPDHGKMVIMVDDFYYGCDPGGAGVTGHVKNNQGSTGAYHCVHCPETLINNIALMSHMKTHAAKMAEGDHRMHAVFPCPHCFRHFGSLDRLQFHAEAMHALPESTSKCKICELDFGTEPVFLQHMKFLHRAGEMPYVCQVCNFRSSFYRDVWSHFEESHGNTKNLLCPYCLKVLRSGSCFMQHFAKHQRKSVFSCKKCRLHFLCVKERQQHCKLHHGTHIMPQNVTGLKPGTRVSVRTYSSVAGAKREDVPYQPAVTCKVVDVEEAPSPPIVPRMKPMESLAHLVSNLSSGEEEDENASRPSHRCVECLKAIPKLSAHFPSRVRCSLCPFATCCSVAYANHMIKEHTLIDKTFDYPSMFQFQTRLPEKLSCASCSYSTDVGDNMATHMAEQRGHMCITSDPAETRSSDTEPTCNSISPSDKTFGSPARPRETTSSAVEGGAFVPIRLVAPPRTPNHLSVKVLPSPCDLSSPAAMTVKFVTPRPPTHKEPAPIPPPPPTPALRQKDDLLAEWECRVATWVLIRHEQQFRVTKEILLRTGSYVVPESRYNTECYRRAVENVCRRMQPQSCSKDGRLPPEVMDMVMEKSIAVILSLCSQQIQSASLRPRCVGFMDELSIFVDPDLFSRQKVSAFQLLGSLTQKPHFDVVLSALSDGTFLPPVLFFRGSPVRLPAGFPDNVLLEARHNGFTDAQRLTAWTQKVWRPQVVPNGKSLLMVDVHRGHTMDEFKFHLSAASTDAVFIPAGCSCRLQPLDVCIKPVLHRFLQVRWDHLAHHGGLDGLNLDQLALMLACWLSEVSSTLTSNVHIVKRSFAAVCHLQKEQKDANHIIQTLINKLSTPLTVPQLHLCLDPKPGPHPNPPDPPPPREIQLLLVLHKDHQEKIGLTAEDGEKQMTS
- the pogza gene encoding pogo transposable element with ZNF domain isoform X1, encoding MATCSDVTMESEEEEEESSYYEDDDEDDDPLPGNFTHVPAQLIRNCSPHAHNTRLESSGARLSFFVNGRYVPQLPEGGSTELKLQFKPGGTSSGFVTVTVCRATVPSPSPCSSDPSPIITDVVSGQAAQKVLNEHQMKADTQNPLLHSSTPVSPCRPPVATKKYIPKGPPRPFKCTVCSSPYKLISELRAFACLCSPVVIESVNKLKLIRKKKNVRKRLKNKVKKASKESATSASTPEAKSSVRPGAADAASISERATGPARSPTSPQLIQPDHGKMVIMVDDFYYGCDPGGAGVTGHVKNNQGSTGAYHCVHCPETLINNIALMSHMKTHAAKMAEGDHRMHAVFPCPHCFRHFGSLDRLQFHAEAMHALPESTCRYRPGTQTQGRRVTNAEICSLAAKCKICELDFGTEPVFLQHMKFLHRAGEMPYVCQVCNFRSSFYRDVWSHFEESHGNTKNLLCPYCLKVLRSGSCFMQHFAKHQRKSVFSCKKCRLHFLCVKERQQHCKLHHGTHIMPQNVTGLKPGTRVSVRTYSSVAGAKREDVPYQPAVTCKVVDVEEAPSPPIVPRMKPMESLAHLVSNLSSGEEEDENASRPSHRCVECLKAIPKLSAHFPSRVRCSLCPFATCCSVAYANHMIKEHTLIDKTFDYPSMFQFQTRLPEKLSCASCSYSTDVGDNMATHMAEQRGHMCITSDPAETRSSDTEPTCNSISPSDKTFGSPARPRETTSSAVEGGAFVPIRLVAPPRTPNHLSVKVLPSPCDLSSPAAMTVKFVTPRPPTHKEPAPIPPPPPTPALRQKDDLLAEWECRVATWVLIRHEQQFRVTKEILLRTGSYVVPESRYNTECYRRAVENVCRRMQPQSCSKDGRLPPEVMDMVMEKSIAVILSLCSQQIQSASLRPRCVGFMDELSIFVDPDLFSRQKVSAFQLLGSLTQKPHFDVVLSALSDGTFLPPVLFFRGSPVRLPAGFPDNVLLEARHNGFTDAQRLTAWTQKVWRPQVVPNGKSLLMVDVHRGHTMDEFKFHLSAASTDAVFIPAGCSCRLQPLDVCIKPVLHRFLQVRWDHLAHHGGLDGLNLDQLALMLACWLSEVSSTLTSNVHIVKRSFAAVCHLQKEQKDANHIIQTLINKLSTPLTVPQLHLCLDPKPGPHPNPPDPPPPREIQLLLVLHKDHQEKIGLTAEDGEKQMTS
- the pogza gene encoding pogo transposable element with ZNF domain isoform X2, yielding MATCSDVTMESEEEEEESSYYEDDDEDDDPLPGNFTHVPAQLIRNCSPHAHNTRLESSGARLSFFVNGRYVPQLPEGGSTELKLQFKPGGTSSGFVTVTVCRATVPSPSPCSSDPSPIITDVVSGQAAQKVLNEHQMKADTQNPLLHSSTPVSPCRPPVATKKYIPKGPPRPFKCTVCSSPYKLISELRAFACLCSPVVIESVNKLKLIRKKKNVRKRLKNKVKKASKESATSASTPEAKSSVRPGAADAASISERATGPARSPTSPQLIQPDHGKMVIMVDDFYYGCDPGGAGVTGHVKNNQGSTGAYHCVHCPETLINNIALMSHMKTHAAKMAEGDHRMHAVFPCPHCFRHFGSLDRLQFHAEAMHALPESTCRYRPGTQTQGRRVTNAEICSLAAKCKICELDFGTEPVFLQHMKFLHRAGEMPYVCQVCNFRSSFYRDVWSHFEESHGNTKNLLCPYCLKVLRSGSCFMQHFAKHQRKSVFSCKKCRLHFLCVKERQQHCKLHHGTHIMPQNVTGLKPGTRVSVRTYSSVAGAKREDVPYQPAVTCKVVDVEEAPSPPIVPRMKPMESLAHLVSNLSSGEEEDENASRPSHRCVECLKAIPKLSAHFPSRVRCSLCPFATCCSVAYANHMIKEHTLIDKTFDYPSMFQFQTRLPEKLSCASCSYSTDVGDNMATHMAEQRGHMCITSDPAETRSSDTEPTCNSISPSDKTFGSPARPRETTSSAVEGGAFVPIRLVAPPRTPNHLSVKVLPSPCDLSSPAAMTVKFVTPRPPTHKEPAPIPPPPPTPALRQKDDLLAEWECRVATWVLIRHEQQFRVTKEILLRTGSYVVPESRYNTECYRRAVENVCRRMQPQSCSKDGRLPPEVMDMVMEKSIAVILSLCSQIQSASLRPRCVGFMDELSIFVDPDLFSRQKVSAFQLLGSLTQKPHFDVVLSALSDGTFLPPVLFFRGSPVRLPAGFPDNVLLEARHNGFTDAQRLTAWTQKVWRPQVVPNGKSLLMVDVHRGHTMDEFKFHLSAASTDAVFIPAGCSCRLQPLDVCIKPVLHRFLQVRWDHLAHHGGLDGLNLDQLALMLACWLSEVSSTLTSNVHIVKRSFAAVCHLQKEQKDANHIIQTLINKLSTPLTVPQLHLCLDPKPGPHPNPPDPPPPREIQLLLVLHKDHQEKIGLTAEDGEKQMTS
- the pogza gene encoding pogo transposable element with ZNF domain isoform X4 translates to MATCSDVTMESEEEEEESSYYEDDDEDDDPLPGNFTHVPAQLIRNCSPHAHNTRLESSGARLSFFVNGRYVPQLPEGGSTELKLQFKPGGTSSGFVTVTVCRATVPSPSPCSSDPSPIITDVVSGQAAQKVLNEHQMKADTQNPLLHSSTPVSPCRPPVATKKYIPKGPPRPFKCTVCSSPYKLISELRAFACLCSPVVIESVNKLKLIRKKKNVRKRLKNKVKKASKESATSASTPEAKSSVRPGAADAASISERATGPARSPTSPQLIQPDHGKMVIMVDDFYYGCDPGGAGVTGHVKNNQGSTGAYHCVHCPETLINNIALMSHMKTHAAKMAEGDHRMHAVFPCPHCFRHFGSLDRLQFHAEAMHALPESTSKCKICELDFGTEPVFLQHMKFLHRAGEMPYVCQVCNFRSSFYRDVWSHFEESHGNTKNLLCPYCLKVLRSGSCFMQHFAKHQRKSVFSCKKCRLHFLCVKERQQHCKLHHGTHIMPQNVTGLKPGTRVSVRTYSSVAGAKREDVPYQPAVTCKVVDVEEAPSPPIVPRMKPMESLAHLVSNLSSGEEEDENASRPSHRCVECLKAIPKLSAHFPSRVRCSLCPFATCCSVAYANHMIKEHTLIDKTFDYPSMFQFQTRLPEKLSCASCSYSTDVGDNMATHMAEQRGHMCITSDPAETRSSDTEPTCNSISPSDKTFGSPARPRETTSSAVEGGAFVPIRLVAPPRTPNHLSVKVLPSPCDLSSPAAMTVKFVTPRPPTHKEPAPIPPPPPTPALRQKDDLLAEWECRVATWVLIRHEQQFRVTKEILLRTGSYVVPESRYNTECYRRAVENVCRRMQPQSCSKDGRLPPEVMDMVMEKSIAVILSLCSQIQSASLRPRCVGFMDELSIFVDPDLFSRQKVSAFQLLGSLTQKPHFDVVLSALSDGTFLPPVLFFRGSPVRLPAGFPDNVLLEARHNGFTDAQRLTAWTQKVWRPQVVPNGKSLLMVDVHRGHTMDEFKFHLSAASTDAVFIPAGCSCRLQPLDVCIKPVLHRFLQVRWDHLAHHGGLDGLNLDQLALMLACWLSEVSSTLTSNVHIVKRSFAAVCHLQKEQKDANHIIQTLINKLSTPLTVPQLHLCLDPKPGPHPNPPDPPPPREIQLLLVLHKDHQEKIGLTAEDGEKQMTS